The Triticum aestivum cultivar Chinese Spring chromosome 7B, IWGSC CS RefSeq v2.1, whole genome shotgun sequence genome window below encodes:
- the LOC123162561 gene encoding monosaccharide-sensing protein 2, with translation MRGAVLVAITAAIGNMLQGVDNATIAGAVMYIKREFHLETQPAVEGLVVATSLIGATIITTFSGPVADMVGRRPMLIASSLLYFLGGLVMLWSPNVYVLLIARLIDGFGVGLAVTLVPVYISETAPPEIRGLLNTFPQFTGSAGMFMAYCMIFTMTLHPGPSWRTMLGVLAAPSLIYLALTVFYLPESPRWLVSKGRMKEARVVLEKLRGREDVSGEMALLVEGLGSAGETEIEEYVVGPADGDQEQRDTVTLYGPEQGLSWVAQPVAGGRGSMLGSALGLGGTGRQGSMFDSMRDPVVALLGSVHERLPGDGGAGSMRGSTLFPNLGSMLSVERPGGAAAGAPGGSGGAWDEENAARADDEDDEYLSDDDEPAAAPGAGGGLEAPLLSRQSTEVEGKTNTNDPRSQSMQRFSSMGGGVDAASTMGIGGGWQLAWKWTEKVGPDGVKRGGVKRMYLHEEGIPGGANGAGAGAGGPGEYVHAAALVSQSMLYTKDVLIGQSPTEPAFANPPEAVATKAAASGPRWRELLEPGVRHALFCGMMIQILQQFSGINGVLYYTPQILDQAGVSVLLAGLGLSADSTSILISGLTTLLMMPSIGLAMWLMDLSGRRTLLLTTIPVLILSLVILIIANVVPMGTTVHAALSTGSVIIYFCCFVMGFGPIPNILCAEIFPTRVRGLCIALCSLTFWIGDIIVTYSLPVMLNSIGLAGVFGIYACVCCLALLFVALKVPETKGLPLEVIIEFFNVGAKGIPEQMD, from the exons ATGAGGGGCGCGGTGTTGGTGGCCATCACGGCCGCCATAGGCAACATGCTGCAGGGCGTGGACAACGCCACGATCGCCGGTGCCGTGATGTACATCAAGAGGGAGTTCCACCTGGAGACGCAGCCGGCCGTTGAGGGCCTCGTGGTGGCCACCTCCCTCATCGGCgccaccatcatcaccaccttctcCGGCCCCGTCGCCGACATGGTCGGCCGCCGCCCGATGCTCATCGCCTCCTCGCTCCTCTACTTCCTTGGCGGGCTCGTCATGCTATGGTCCCCCAATGTGTACGTGCTCCTCATCGCCCGCCTCATCGACGGCTTCGGCGTGGGCCTCGCCGTCACGCTCGTCCCCGTCTACATCTCCGAGACGGCGCCGCCCGAGATCCGGGGCCTGCTCAACACGTTTCCTCAGTTCACGGGATCGGCGGGCATGTTCATGGCGTACTGCATGATCTTCACCATGACGCTCCATCCGGGCCCGAGCTGGCGCACCATGCTGGGCGTCCTAGCCGCGCCCTCTCTGATCTACCTCGCGCTCACGGTGTTCTACCTGCCGGAGTCGCCGCGCTGGCTGGTGAGCAAGGGGAGGATGAAGGAGGCGAGGGTGGTGCTGGAGAAGCTGAGGGGCAGGGAGGACGTGTCCGGCGAGATGGCGCTGCTGGTGGAGGGGCTGGGGAGCGCCGGCGAGACGGAGATCGAGGAGTACGTCGTCGGCCCGGCGGACGGCGACCAGGAGCAGAGGGACACGGTGACGCTGTACGGGCCCGAGCAGGGGCTGTCGTGGGTGGCGCAGCCCGTCGCCGGCGGGAGGGGCAGCATGCTGGGGAGCGCGCTGGGGCTCGGTGGCACGGGGAGGCAGGGGAGCATGTTCGACTCCATGAGGGACCCCGTGGTGGCGCTCCTCGGGAGCGTGCACGAGCGCCTCCCCGGAGACGGCGGCGCCGGGAGCATGAGGGGGAGCACGCTGTTCCCCAACCTCGGGAGCATGCTCAGCGTTGAGAGGCctggcggcgccgccgccggcgcacCCGGCGGCAGCGGTGGAGCGTGGGACGAGGAGAACGCGGCGCGCgcggatgacgaggacgacgagtacCTGTCGGACGACGACGAGCCGGCAGCAGCGCCTGGCGCCGGTGGCGGTCTCGAGGCGCCCCTGCTGTCGAGGCAGAGCACGGAGGTGGAGGGTAAGACGAACACCAACGACCCACGGAGCCAGTCTATGCAGAGGTTCAGCAGCATGGGCGGCGGCGTGGACGCGGCAAGCACCATGGGCATCGGCGGCGGCTGGCAGCTGGCGTGGAAGTGGACCGAGAAGGTGGGCCCCGATGGCGTGAAGCGCGGCGGCGTCAAGAGGATGTACCTGCACGAGGAGGGCATCCCCGGCGGCGCCaacggcgcgggcgcgggcgccggcggccCTGGCGAGTACGTCCACGCAGCGGCGCTGGTCAGCCAGTCCATGCTCTACACCAAGGACGTCCTCATCGGACAGAGCCCCACAGAGCCCGCCTTCGCCAACCCGCCGGAGgccgtcgccaccaaggccgccgccagCGGCCCCCGCTGGCGCGAGCTCCTCGAGCCCGGCGTCCGCCACGCCCTCTTCTGTGGGATGATGATTCAAATCCTCCAGCAG TTCTCCGGCATCAACGGCGTGCTCTACTACACGCCACAGATCCTGGACCAGGCCGGCGTCAGCGTGctcctcgccggcctcggcctcAGCGCCGACTCCACCTCCATCCTCATCTCCGGCCTCACCACGCTGCTCATGATGCCGAGCATCGGCCTCGCCATGTGGCTCATGGACTTGTCCGGCCGCCGCACCCTGCTGCTCACCACCATCCCGGTGCTCATCTTGTCCCTCGTCATCCTCATCATCGCCAACGTCGTGCCCATGGGCACCACCGTGCACGCCGCGCTCTCCACCGGCTCCGTCATCATCTACTTCTGCTGCTTCGTCATGGGCTTCGGTCCCATCCCCAACATCCTCTGCGCCGAGATCTTCCCCACCCGTGTCCGCGGCCTCTGCATCGCGCTCTGCTCCCTCACCTTCTGGATCGGCGACATCATCGTCACATACAGCCTCCCCGTCATGCTCAACTCCATCGGCCTCGCGGGGGTCTTCGGGATCTACGCCTGCGTCTGCTGCCTCGCGCTCCTCTTCGTCGCGCTCAAGGTGCCCGAGACCAAGGGCCTGCCGCTCGAGGTCATCATCGAGTTCTTCAACGTCGGCGCCAAGGGAATCCCAGAGCAGATGGATTGA